In Amphiura filiformis chromosome 1, Afil_fr2py, whole genome shotgun sequence, the following are encoded in one genomic region:
- the LOC140150768 gene encoding SRR1-like protein isoform X1: protein MAAPMGSADVDDEGFQKVVRKSRKCSKQPRTNLSSRVGNEKRYQTDESATHSVDEQTLKRHITNAKEEILLSEFYEVFQGTWKNVLCEVASSPKKVDKDTVTNTTSTCHKEDSTHSRNKSQHQDDIHVDCCHSDCCHDREFELADQSASYRHGMVMQSIVCYGLGNFTSCVIARYQLAFLLLLVDITEVSLRRCYVYDPKFTCQEQDVLAKLGFQLITCNEEGKRCVNETTLFYMPHCGKPLYNNLLWANWGLQLRQVIIIGNSFSNMCERLPSRQLTEIVPYIVKMQPLTKEWKLQNNFRFQDIFNDLGIHAFPIQMLQKASTELWKEHKEPTYHHLDNVEIILS, encoded by the exons atggcggcgcccatgggaaGTGCAGATGTCGACGACGAGGGTTTTCAAAAGGTAGTACGAAAATCTAGAAAATGCAGCAAGCAGCCGCGTACAAATCTATCCAGTCGGGTAGGAAATGAGAAACGCTACCAAACAGATGAATCAGCTACTCATTCTGTGGATGAACAAACACTTAAAAGACACATAACAAATGCGaa ggaAGAGATACTTTTATCAGAATTCTATGAAGTCTTTCAAG GTACATGGAAAAATGTTCTCTGTGAGGTAGCATCTTCCCCAAAAAAGGTTGACAAGGATACTGTAACAAATACCACTTCAACCTGCCATAAAGAAGACTCTACACATTCAAGGAATAAAAGTCAACATCAAGATGATATACATGTAGACTGTTGTCATAGTGACTGTTGCCATGACAGGGAGTTTGAGTTAGCAGACCAATCAGCTAGTTATAGGCATGGAATGGTGATGCAATCCATTGTATGTTATGGACTGGGCAATTTTACTAGCTGTGTTATTGCCCGATATCAACTTGCATTTCTCTTGCTGCTGGTGGACATAACAGAG GTCTCATTAAGAAGATGTTATGTTTATGATCCAAAATTTACATGCCAAGAACAAGACGTACTAGCCAAACTTGGTTTCCAGTTGATCACATGCAACGAG GAAGGGAAAAGGTGTGTCAATGAAACCACTCTCTTCTACATGCCCCATTGTGGCAAGCCACTATACAACAATTTACTATGGGCCAACTGGGGATTGCAATTGAGACAAGTTATCATCATAGGAAATAGCTTCAGCAACATGTGTGAAAG GTTGCCATCAAGACAGCTAACCGAGATAGTCCCGTACATAGTCAAG ATGCAACCGTTAACCAAAGAATGGAAACTACAGAACAACTTCCGTTTTCAAGATATTTTCAATGACCTGGGAATTCACGCTTTTCCCATTCAAATGCTACAAAAAGCTTCTACTGAACTGTGGAAGGAACATAAAGAACCAACATATCATCATTTAGATAATGTGGAAATTATACTTAGTTGa
- the LOC140150768 gene encoding SRR1-like protein isoform X2, which translates to MSTTRVFKREEILLSEFYEVFQGTWKNVLCEVASSPKKVDKDTVTNTTSTCHKEDSTHSRNKSQHQDDIHVDCCHSDCCHDREFELADQSASYRHGMVMQSIVCYGLGNFTSCVIARYQLAFLLLLVDITEVSLRRCYVYDPKFTCQEQDVLAKLGFQLITCNEEGKRCVNETTLFYMPHCGKPLYNNLLWANWGLQLRQVIIIGNSFSNMCERLPSRQLTEIVPYIVKMQPLTKEWKLQNNFRFQDIFNDLGIHAFPIQMLQKASTELWKEHKEPTYHHLDNVEIILS; encoded by the exons ATGTCGACGACGAGGGTTTTCAAAAG ggaAGAGATACTTTTATCAGAATTCTATGAAGTCTTTCAAG GTACATGGAAAAATGTTCTCTGTGAGGTAGCATCTTCCCCAAAAAAGGTTGACAAGGATACTGTAACAAATACCACTTCAACCTGCCATAAAGAAGACTCTACACATTCAAGGAATAAAAGTCAACATCAAGATGATATACATGTAGACTGTTGTCATAGTGACTGTTGCCATGACAGGGAGTTTGAGTTAGCAGACCAATCAGCTAGTTATAGGCATGGAATGGTGATGCAATCCATTGTATGTTATGGACTGGGCAATTTTACTAGCTGTGTTATTGCCCGATATCAACTTGCATTTCTCTTGCTGCTGGTGGACATAACAGAG GTCTCATTAAGAAGATGTTATGTTTATGATCCAAAATTTACATGCCAAGAACAAGACGTACTAGCCAAACTTGGTTTCCAGTTGATCACATGCAACGAG GAAGGGAAAAGGTGTGTCAATGAAACCACTCTCTTCTACATGCCCCATTGTGGCAAGCCACTATACAACAATTTACTATGGGCCAACTGGGGATTGCAATTGAGACAAGTTATCATCATAGGAAATAGCTTCAGCAACATGTGTGAAAG GTTGCCATCAAGACAGCTAACCGAGATAGTCCCGTACATAGTCAAG ATGCAACCGTTAACCAAAGAATGGAAACTACAGAACAACTTCCGTTTTCAAGATATTTTCAATGACCTGGGAATTCACGCTTTTCCCATTCAAATGCTACAAAAAGCTTCTACTGAACTGTGGAAGGAACATAAAGAACCAACATATCATCATTTAGATAATGTGGAAATTATACTTAGTTGa